A single window of Mycolicibacterium aurum DNA harbors:
- a CDS encoding pseudouridine synthase, with the protein MTDQEGVRLQKLLSQAGIASRRVAEKMILDGRVEVDDRIVTELGTRVDPSVSVIRVDGVRISIDDTLVHLAINKPIGMHSTMSDDRGRPCVGDLIEHRVRGNKKLFHVGRLDADTEGLLLLTNDGELAHRLMHPSYEVPKSYIATVLGSVPRGLGRKLKDGIELDDGPIHLDDFAVVDTVPGKTLVRVTLHEGRKRIVRRLLAEVGFPVQALVRTDIGGVTLGDQRPGSIRVLTQKEIGELYKAVGL; encoded by the coding sequence ATGACCGATCAAGAGGGCGTACGCCTGCAAAAGCTGTTGTCCCAGGCAGGAATCGCGTCCCGCAGGGTCGCGGAGAAGATGATCTTGGACGGCCGTGTCGAAGTCGACGATCGGATCGTCACCGAGCTGGGTACGCGGGTGGACCCGTCAGTGTCGGTGATTCGGGTCGACGGAGTCAGGATCTCGATCGACGACACCCTGGTGCACCTGGCGATCAACAAGCCCATCGGCATGCACTCGACGATGTCCGACGACCGCGGTCGACCGTGCGTCGGCGACCTCATCGAGCATCGGGTGCGTGGCAACAAGAAGCTCTTTCATGTCGGGCGCCTGGATGCCGACACCGAGGGACTGCTGCTGCTCACCAATGACGGCGAGCTGGCGCACCGGTTGATGCATCCGTCGTACGAGGTGCCCAAGAGCTACATCGCCACCGTCCTCGGTTCGGTGCCGCGCGGGCTGGGTCGCAAGCTCAAGGACGGAATCGAACTGGACGACGGGCCGATTCACCTCGACGACTTTGCGGTGGTCGACACGGTGCCGGGCAAGACGCTGGTGCGGGTGACCCTGCACGAGGGCCGCAAGCGGATCGTGCGACGACTGCTGGCCGAAGTGGGCTTTCCCGTGCAGGCACTGGTGCGCACCGACATCGGCGGAGTCACGCTCGGCGACCAGCGGCCGGGCAGCATCCGGGTGTTGACACAGAAAGAGATCGGCGAGCTCTACAAGGCGGTGGGTTTGTGA
- a CDS encoding ParA family protein, with the protein MTDETGGMDPTAHVPAVDPDPTPGLTGRIPRQTPEPAPRTSHGPAKVIAMCNQKGGVGKTTSTINLGASLAEYGRRVLLVDLDPQGALSAGLGVPHYELDHTVHNLLVEPRVSIDQVLIKTRVPGLDLVPSNIDLSAAEIQLVNEVGREQSLARALYPVLDRYDYVLIDCQPSLGLLTVNGLACSDGVIIPTECEFFSLRGLALLTDTVEKVHDRLNPKLSISGILITRYDPRTVNSREVMARVVERFGDLVFDTVVTRTVRFPETSVAGEPITTWAPKSAGAEAYRALAREVIHRFGA; encoded by the coding sequence ATGACCGACGAAACAGGCGGAATGGACCCCACCGCGCACGTGCCCGCAGTCGATCCGGATCCGACGCCGGGCCTGACCGGTCGCATCCCCAGGCAGACGCCGGAGCCGGCCCCTCGCACCTCGCACGGTCCCGCCAAGGTCATCGCGATGTGCAATCAGAAGGGCGGCGTCGGCAAGACCACGTCGACCATCAACCTCGGCGCCAGCCTCGCCGAGTACGGCAGGCGGGTGCTGCTGGTCGACCTCGACCCGCAGGGCGCGCTCTCGGCCGGGCTGGGGGTCCCGCACTACGAGCTCGATCACACCGTGCACAACCTGCTGGTCGAGCCCCGGGTGTCGATCGACCAGGTGCTGATCAAGACGCGGGTGCCCGGCCTGGATCTGGTCCCCAGCAACATCGACCTGTCCGCCGCGGAGATCCAGCTCGTCAACGAGGTGGGCCGCGAGCAGTCGCTGGCACGCGCTCTGTATCCGGTGCTGGATCGGTACGACTACGTCCTGATCGACTGCCAGCCGTCGCTGGGTCTGCTCACCGTGAACGGACTCGCCTGTAGCGACGGGGTCATCATCCCGACCGAATGCGAGTTCTTCTCGCTGCGCGGGCTGGCGTTGCTGACCGACACCGTCGAGAAGGTCCACGACCGGCTGAACCCGAAACTGTCGATCAGCGGCATCCTGATCACCCGGTACGACCCGCGCACCGTCAACTCGCGCGAGGTGATGGCCCGAGTGGTCGAGCGGTTCGGCGATCTGGTGTTCGACACCGTCGTCACGCGCACGGTGCGCTTTCCCGAGACCAGTGTCGCCGGTGAACCGATCACCACGTGGGCCCCGAAATCGGCTGGCGCCGAGGCATATCGGGCGCTCGCGCGTGAGGTCATCCACCGGTTCGGCGCGTGA
- the xerD gene encoding site-specific tyrosine recombinase XerD, which produces MTSPSLSTGQSLAGQVQGYLDHLAIERGVAANTLSSYRRDLRRYSEHLTSRGVADLGAVTEADVSEFLVALRRGDTDNGVMPLSAVSAARALIAVRGLHKFATAEGIAAIDVAREVKPPTPSRRLPKSLSIDEVLALLEAGGGDSETDGPLTLRNRALLEMLYSTGARISEAVGLDIDDVDTQARSVLLHGKGGKQRLIPVGRPAVIALDAYLVRGRPDLARRGRGTPAIFLNARGGRLSRQSAWQVLQDAADRAGITATVSPHVLRHSFATHLLDGGADVRVVQELLGHASVTTTQIYTMVTVNALREVWAGAHPRAR; this is translated from the coding sequence GTGACGTCGCCGTCGCTGTCCACCGGCCAGTCCCTGGCCGGGCAGGTCCAGGGATACCTGGACCATCTCGCGATCGAACGCGGGGTGGCGGCCAACACGCTGAGCTCGTACCGGCGGGACCTGCGGCGCTATTCCGAGCATCTGACGTCGCGCGGGGTCGCCGACCTGGGCGCGGTGACCGAGGCCGACGTGAGCGAGTTCCTGGTGGCGTTGCGTCGCGGCGACACCGACAACGGCGTGATGCCACTGTCGGCGGTGTCGGCGGCGCGGGCGCTGATCGCGGTGCGCGGCCTGCACAAGTTCGCGACCGCCGAGGGCATCGCGGCGATCGACGTGGCGCGCGAGGTGAAGCCGCCGACCCCCAGCCGCCGACTGCCCAAGAGCCTGAGCATCGACGAGGTGCTGGCGCTGCTGGAGGCCGGCGGCGGCGACAGCGAGACCGACGGACCGTTGACGCTGCGCAACCGGGCACTGCTGGAGATGTTGTACTCGACGGGCGCACGGATCTCCGAAGCGGTCGGCCTGGACATCGACGACGTCGACACCCAGGCCCGGTCGGTGCTGCTGCACGGCAAGGGCGGAAAGCAACGGCTGATTCCGGTCGGCCGGCCGGCCGTCATCGCGCTGGACGCCTACCTGGTGCGCGGACGTCCCGACCTGGCCCGCCGCGGCAGGGGCACTCCGGCGATCTTTCTCAACGCCCGCGGCGGACGGCTGTCCCGGCAGAGCGCCTGGCAGGTGCTGCAGGACGCCGCCGACCGGGCCGGTATCACCGCGACGGTGTCGCCCCACGTCCTGCGGCACTCGTTCGCCACCCACCTGCTCGACGGTGGCGCCGACGTCCGCGTGGTGCAGGAGCTGCTCGGGCACGCGTCGGTGACCACCACGCAGATCTACACCATGGTCACCGTCAACGCGCTGCGGGAAGTGTGGGCAGGAGCCCACCCGCGGGCTCGTTAA
- the der gene encoding ribosome biogenesis GTPase Der, with product MTEDDTDDTGGTWFDERDWELGAEDVAEAIEEASAPPPVVAVVGRPNVGKSTLVNRILGRREAVVQDIPGVTRDRVSYDANWLGQRFMVQDTGGWEPDAKGLQQLVAEQAAVAMRTADAIIFVVDAIVGATSADEAAAKLLQRSGKPVFLAANKVDTERGEADASALWSLGLGQPHPVSAMHGRGVADLLDAVIEDLPTTSEVAGGSGGPRRVALVGKPNVGKSSLLNRLSGDERSVVHDVAGTTVDPVDSLIEMEGKLWRFVDTAGLRRKVGQASGHEFYASVRTHGAIDSAEVAIVLIDASQPLTEQDQRVLAMVVEAGRALVLAFNKWDLVDEDRRYLLDREIDLQLAQLQWAPRVNISAKTGRAVQKLVPALETSLASWDRRITTGQLNTFFKEIVAATPPPVRGGKQPRILFATQATARPPTFVLFTSGFLEAGYRRFLERRLRETFGFEGSPIRINVRVREKRGARARK from the coding sequence ATGACCGAAGACGACACCGACGACACCGGCGGCACGTGGTTCGACGAAAGAGACTGGGAGCTCGGGGCCGAGGATGTCGCCGAGGCCATCGAGGAAGCGTCGGCACCGCCACCGGTGGTGGCCGTCGTCGGCAGGCCCAACGTCGGCAAATCCACGCTCGTCAACCGCATCCTGGGCCGCCGTGAGGCCGTCGTGCAGGACATCCCCGGGGTGACCCGCGACCGGGTGTCCTACGACGCGAACTGGCTCGGTCAGCGGTTCATGGTGCAGGACACCGGCGGGTGGGAGCCCGACGCCAAGGGTTTGCAGCAGCTCGTCGCCGAGCAGGCGGCGGTCGCGATGCGCACCGCCGACGCGATCATCTTCGTCGTCGACGCCATCGTCGGAGCCACCTCAGCAGACGAGGCCGCGGCAAAACTGTTGCAGCGCTCCGGAAAACCGGTGTTCCTGGCAGCGAACAAGGTCGACACCGAGCGCGGCGAAGCCGACGCCTCCGCCCTGTGGTCCCTGGGGTTGGGCCAGCCGCACCCCGTCAGCGCGATGCACGGGCGCGGCGTCGCCGACCTGCTCGACGCCGTGATCGAGGACCTGCCGACCACGTCCGAGGTGGCAGGTGGCTCCGGCGGTCCGCGCCGGGTGGCCCTGGTGGGCAAGCCGAACGTCGGCAAGTCCTCGCTGCTGAACCGGCTTTCCGGCGACGAACGGTCGGTGGTGCACGACGTCGCCGGCACGACCGTCGACCCGGTGGACTCGCTCATCGAGATGGAGGGCAAGCTCTGGCGGTTCGTCGACACCGCCGGATTGCGCCGCAAGGTCGGACAGGCCAGCGGCCACGAGTTCTACGCGTCGGTCCGCACGCACGGCGCGATCGACTCGGCTGAGGTGGCCATCGTGCTCATCGATGCGTCACAACCGCTCACCGAACAAGACCAGCGGGTGCTGGCGATGGTGGTCGAGGCGGGCCGGGCCCTGGTGCTGGCGTTCAACAAGTGGGACCTCGTCGACGAGGACCGCCGCTATCTGCTGGACCGGGAGATCGATCTGCAGTTGGCCCAATTGCAGTGGGCGCCGCGAGTCAACATCTCGGCCAAGACCGGCCGTGCGGTGCAGAAACTGGTGCCCGCACTGGAGACCTCGCTGGCCTCCTGGGACAGGCGAATCACGACCGGGCAGCTGAATACCTTCTTCAAGGAGATCGTCGCCGCGACACCGCCCCCGGTCCGCGGCGGCAAGCAGCCGCGGATTCTGTTCGCCACCCAGGCGACGGCCCGCCCGCCGACGTTCGTGCTGTTCACCTCGGGGTTCCTCGAAGCCGGCTATCGCCGCTTCCTGGAGCGGCGCCTGCGGGAGACTTTCGGCTTCGAGGGAAGCCCGATCCGGATCAATGTCCGGGTTCGCGAGAAGCGGGGCGCACGCGCGCGCAAGTGA
- the cmk gene encoding (d)CMP kinase, producing the protein MSHSLVIAIDGPAGTGKSSVARGLASSLNARYLDTGAMYRIVTLSVLRSGIALEDTAAIAAAADDVDLTVGSDPTEDRSFLAGEDVSAEIRGDAVTKAVSAVSAVPEVRARLVAMQRELASAPGHVVVEGRDIGSVVLPDADVKIFLTASAEERARRRNDQNVARGLPDDYEAVLADVKRRDHLDSTRAVSPLRAADDAVVVDTSDMNQTEVVTHLTGLVEQKAGVSR; encoded by the coding sequence GTGAGCCATTCCCTGGTGATCGCGATCGACGGCCCGGCCGGTACCGGAAAGTCCTCGGTGGCACGAGGGTTGGCGTCATCGCTGAATGCGAGATACCTGGATACCGGCGCGATGTATCGCATCGTGACGCTCAGCGTGCTTCGGTCCGGCATCGCGCTGGAGGACACCGCGGCCATCGCCGCCGCGGCGGACGACGTGGACCTGACCGTCGGTAGCGACCCGACCGAGGACCGGTCTTTCCTCGCCGGGGAGGACGTCTCGGCCGAGATCCGCGGCGATGCCGTCACCAAGGCGGTGTCGGCCGTGTCGGCGGTGCCCGAGGTGCGGGCGCGACTGGTGGCCATGCAGCGCGAACTCGCCTCTGCCCCAGGTCATGTCGTCGTTGAGGGACGTGACATCGGCAGCGTCGTGCTCCCTGATGCCGACGTGAAGATCTTCCTGACCGCCTCAGCCGAGGAACGGGCCCGGCGGCGCAACGATCAAAATGTCGCGCGCGGGTTGCCCGACGACTACGAGGCGGTGCTGGCCGACGTCAAGCGCCGTGACCATCTGGATTCCACGCGCGCGGTGTCGCCGCTGCGCGCCGCCGACGATGCCGTCGTCGTGGATACCAGCGATATGAACCAAACCGAGGTCGTCACGCATCTGACCGGGCTCGTCGAGCAGAAAGCGGGCGTAAGCCGATGA
- a CDS encoding segregation/condensation protein A, translating into MSETPAQESAPVGFQVRLSNFEGPFDLLLQLIFGHRLDVTEVALHTVTDEFIAYTKAIGPQLGLDETTSFLVVAATLLDLKAARLLPAGEVHDEEDLALLEVRDLLFARLLQYRAFKHVAVMFAELEAAAMRSYPRAVSLEDRYAELLPEVMLGVDAGRFAEIAATAFTPRPVPTVGTDHLHQVPVSVPEQAANLMSQLEQRGIGHWASFSDLVADCEMPMEIVGRFLALLELYRARAVAFEQPEPLGVLQISWTGERPDSQQLATADAE; encoded by the coding sequence GTGAGCGAGACGCCTGCGCAGGAGTCGGCACCGGTTGGTTTCCAGGTTCGGCTGAGCAATTTCGAAGGCCCGTTCGATCTGCTGCTGCAGCTGATCTTCGGTCACCGTCTTGACGTCACGGAAGTGGCACTGCACACGGTCACCGACGAGTTCATCGCGTACACCAAGGCGATCGGACCGCAGCTCGGGCTCGACGAGACAACGTCGTTCCTGGTGGTCGCGGCCACGTTGCTCGACCTGAAGGCGGCGCGCCTGCTCCCGGCCGGCGAGGTCCACGACGAGGAGGACCTGGCTCTGCTGGAGGTCCGCGACCTGCTGTTCGCCCGGCTGCTGCAGTACCGCGCGTTCAAGCACGTCGCGGTTATGTTCGCCGAGCTGGAGGCGGCTGCGATGCGCAGCTACCCGCGGGCGGTGTCGCTGGAGGACCGCTACGCCGAGCTGCTGCCCGAGGTGATGCTGGGTGTCGATGCGGGCCGGTTCGCGGAGATCGCCGCGACGGCGTTCACCCCGCGGCCGGTGCCGACGGTGGGCACCGATCACCTGCACCAGGTGCCGGTGTCGGTGCCCGAGCAGGCGGCCAATCTGATGTCGCAGCTCGAGCAGCGGGGGATCGGCCACTGGGCGTCGTTCTCCGACCTGGTCGCCGATTGCGAGATGCCGATGGAGATCGTCGGACGGTTCCTGGCGCTGCTCGAGTTGTACCGGGCCCGGGCGGTAGCATTCGAGCAGCCAGAACCGCTTGGAGTGCTCCAAATTTCGTGGACCGGAGAGCGGCCTGACAGCCAACAGTTGGCTACCGCGGACGCGGAATAG
- a CDS encoding CTP synthase yields MAALRKHPQTATKHIFVTGGVVSSLGKGLTASSLGQLLTARGLQVTMQKLDPYLNVDPGTMNPFQHGEVFVTEDGAETDLDVGHYERFLDRNLSGFANVTTGQVYSTVIAKERRGEYLGDTVQVIPHITDEIKRRVLAMAEPDSSGIRPDVVITEVGGTVGDIESLPFLEAARQVRHEVGRDNCFFLHCALVPYMAPSGELKTKPTQHSVAALRSIGIQPDALILRCDRDVPEPLKIKIALMCDVDIDGVISTPDAPSIYDIPKVLHREELDAYVVRRLNLPFRDVDWTQWNDLLHRVHEPRDTVRIALVGKYIDLSDAYLSVAEALRAGGFAHHAKVEMRWVPSDDCETDAGAASALADVDGVLIPGGFGIRGIEGKIGAIRYARKRGLPVLGLCLGLQCIVIEAARSVGLTDANSAEFEPETRDPVISTMADQRDAVAGEADLGGTMRLGAYPAVLEPGSLVAQAYDATEVSERHRHRYEVNNAYRDKIAESGLRFSGTSPDGHLVEFVEYPAEVHPFLVGTQAHPELKSRPTRPHPLFVAFIGASVVYNNAERLPVEMPAVPDHEPNGAEHALEDAPARG; encoded by the coding sequence TTGGCAGCGTTACGCAAGCACCCGCAAACGGCCACCAAGCATATTTTCGTCACCGGTGGTGTGGTGTCATCGCTCGGCAAGGGACTCACAGCGTCCAGCCTCGGTCAGCTCCTGACCGCGCGCGGGTTGCAGGTGACGATGCAGAAGCTCGATCCCTACCTGAACGTCGACCCGGGAACGATGAACCCGTTCCAGCACGGTGAGGTGTTCGTCACCGAAGACGGCGCGGAGACCGACCTCGACGTCGGCCACTACGAACGCTTCCTGGACCGCAACCTGTCCGGCTTCGCCAACGTCACCACCGGGCAGGTGTATTCGACCGTCATCGCCAAGGAGCGCCGCGGCGAGTATCTGGGCGACACCGTCCAGGTGATCCCGCACATCACCGACGAGATCAAGCGGCGCGTGCTCGCGATGGCCGAGCCCGACAGCAGCGGCATCCGGCCCGACGTGGTGATCACCGAGGTCGGCGGCACCGTCGGTGACATCGAGTCGCTGCCGTTCCTTGAAGCCGCACGCCAGGTGCGCCACGAGGTCGGACGAGACAACTGCTTCTTCCTGCATTGCGCGCTGGTGCCGTACATGGCCCCCTCGGGAGAGCTGAAGACCAAGCCCACCCAGCACTCGGTTGCGGCGCTGCGCAGCATCGGCATCCAGCCGGATGCGCTGATCCTGCGCTGCGACCGCGACGTTCCCGAGCCGCTCAAGATCAAGATCGCGCTGATGTGCGATGTGGACATCGACGGCGTCATCTCCACCCCCGACGCTCCGTCGATCTACGACATCCCCAAGGTGCTGCACCGCGAAGAGCTCGACGCCTACGTGGTCCGACGGCTGAACCTGCCGTTCCGCGACGTCGACTGGACGCAGTGGAACGATCTTCTGCACCGCGTGCACGAGCCGCGGGACACGGTGCGAATCGCCCTGGTGGGCAAGTACATCGATCTCTCCGACGCCTATCTGTCGGTCGCGGAGGCGTTGCGTGCCGGTGGCTTCGCCCACCACGCCAAGGTCGAAATGCGCTGGGTGCCCTCCGATGACTGCGAGACCGACGCCGGAGCCGCGTCGGCCCTTGCCGATGTCGATGGCGTGCTGATCCCCGGAGGTTTCGGGATCCGCGGCATCGAAGGCAAGATCGGCGCCATCCGCTATGCCCGCAAGCGCGGCCTCCCCGTCCTGGGCTTGTGCCTGGGTCTGCAGTGCATCGTCATCGAGGCCGCCCGCTCGGTCGGCTTGACCGACGCCAATTCCGCGGAGTTCGAGCCCGAGACCCGTGACCCGGTGATCTCCACCATGGCCGATCAGCGGGACGCCGTCGCCGGCGAAGCCGACCTGGGCGGCACCATGCGGCTCGGCGCCTACCCGGCCGTTCTGGAGCCGGGCTCGCTTGTGGCACAGGCCTATGACGCCACCGAGGTGTCGGAGCGGCACCGGCACCGCTACGAGGTGAACAACGCCTACCGGGACAAGATCGCCGAGAGCGGCCTGCGCTTCTCGGGCACCTCGCCTGACGGGCATCTGGTGGAGTTCGTGGAGTATCCCGCCGAGGTGCACCCGTTCCTGGTGGGAACTCAGGCGCACCCGGAGCTCAAGAGCCGCCCGACCCGTCCGCACCCGCTGTTCGTGGCGTTCATCGGGGCGTCGGTGGTGTACAACAATGCCGAGCGTCTGCCTGTGGAGATGCCCGCGGTGCCCGATCACGAGCCCAACGGTGCCGAGCACGCCCTCGAGGACGCCCCGGCTCGTGGCTGA
- a CDS encoding O-methyltransferase — protein sequence MPSFLRTGQIGDGREAACAAHVEATARRGDPDDVLAAIDTFAYEKSMLVNVGDEKGRLLDAAVRRAAPGLVLELGTYCGYSALRMARQAPSARICSVEFSAANAEVAQRIWTHAGVADRISCVVGTLGDGGATLDTLASDHGVTAGALDLVFIDHDKRAYLPDLRRILTREWLRRGSIVVADNVGVPGAPGYRAYMRGNQGGLWHTVEHKAHVEYQSLLPDLVLESEYLG from the coding sequence ATGCCGTCGTTCCTGCGGACAGGCCAGATCGGTGACGGTCGAGAAGCCGCCTGCGCCGCCCACGTCGAGGCAACTGCCCGCCGCGGCGATCCGGACGACGTGCTGGCGGCCATCGACACCTTCGCCTACGAGAAGTCGATGCTGGTCAACGTCGGCGACGAGAAGGGCCGCCTGCTCGATGCCGCCGTGCGCCGTGCCGCGCCCGGCCTCGTGCTCGAGCTCGGCACCTACTGCGGCTACAGCGCGCTGCGGATGGCCCGGCAGGCCCCCTCGGCGCGGATCTGCTCGGTCGAGTTCTCTGCCGCCAATGCCGAAGTAGCTCAACGCATCTGGACACATGCCGGGGTCGCCGACCGGATCAGCTGCGTGGTCGGCACCCTCGGCGACGGCGGCGCGACCCTCGACACGCTCGCCTCCGACCACGGCGTCACCGCAGGTGCGCTGGACCTGGTGTTCATCGACCACGACAAGCGCGCCTACCTGCCCGACCTGCGCCGCATACTCACACGGGAGTGGCTGCGCAGGGGTTCGATCGTCGTCGCCGACAACGTCGGCGTGCCGGGAGCGCCCGGCTACCGGGCATACATGCGGGGCAATCAGGGTGGGCTGTGGCACACCGTGGAGCACAAGGCCCACGTGGAATACCAGTCGTTGCTGCCCGACCTCGTACTGGAGTCCGAGTACCTCGGTTAA
- a CDS encoding sulfite exporter TauE/SafE family protein: MSVLDMVLIALAGVGAGAINAVVGSGTLITFPTLVTLGLPPVTATMSNAVGLVAGGVSGTWGYRRELRGQWNRLRWQIPASLVGAGCGAWLLLHLPEKVFLQIVPVLLILALALVVVGPRIQAWAKRRAEASGKSVDHVSAARMTALVAATFAVGVYGGYFTAAQGILLIAAMGALLPEDMQRMNAAKNLLSLLVNIVAAVAYTVVAFDRISWVAAGLIAIGSLIGGFVGAHYGRRLSPNVLRAVIVVVGLIGLWRLLTV, from the coding sequence ATGTCCGTCCTCGACATGGTTCTCATCGCGCTCGCGGGTGTCGGGGCAGGAGCGATCAATGCCGTCGTCGGTTCCGGCACGCTGATCACGTTCCCCACGCTGGTGACGCTGGGTCTTCCGCCGGTGACCGCCACCATGTCGAACGCGGTGGGGCTCGTCGCCGGAGGGGTGTCGGGGACGTGGGGATACCGGCGCGAGCTTCGCGGGCAGTGGAACAGGTTGCGGTGGCAGATTCCCGCCTCGCTGGTCGGGGCAGGTTGCGGCGCGTGGCTGCTGCTGCACCTTCCGGAGAAGGTGTTCCTGCAGATCGTTCCGGTGCTGCTGATTCTTGCGCTGGCGCTCGTCGTCGTCGGTCCACGAATTCAGGCGTGGGCCAAGCGTCGCGCCGAGGCCTCCGGCAAATCGGTCGATCACGTGTCGGCGGCGCGGATGACGGCCCTGGTGGCGGCCACATTCGCGGTGGGGGTGTACGGCGGCTACTTCACGGCGGCGCAAGGCATCCTGCTGATCGCCGCGATGGGCGCGCTGCTGCCCGAGGACATGCAGCGCATGAACGCCGCCAAGAACCTGCTCTCGTTGCTCGTCAACATCGTGGCGGCGGTGGCCTACACCGTGGTGGCGTTCGACCGGATCAGCTGGGTCGCGGCCGGCCTGATCGCCATCGGGTCGCTGATCGGCGGTTTCGTGGGCGCACACTACGGGCGGCGGCTCTCCCCGAACGTCCTGCGTGCGGTGATCGTGGTGGTGGGATTGATCGGGCTGTGGCGTTTGTTGACCGTGTAA
- a CDS encoding NUDIX domain-containing protein, whose protein sequence is MAEGGPGRHEFSTVSSETLYVGKILALRADEVLMPGGGTARREVVEHFGAVAVVALDDDGRIVLIHQYRHPYGRRLWELPAGLLDAAGEAPHVSAARELAEEVGLAARTWRTLVDLDSAPGFCDESVRVFLATGLSEVERPDAHDEEADLIVRRVALTEAVAGVYSGDIVNSISVAGILAAHAMPDREVLRPVDAPWADRPTALARRMGHL, encoded by the coding sequence GTGGCTGAGGGCGGGCCCGGACGTCACGAGTTCTCCACCGTCTCGTCGGAGACGCTGTACGTCGGCAAGATCCTTGCGCTGCGCGCCGACGAGGTACTGATGCCCGGGGGCGGCACGGCCCGGCGCGAGGTCGTCGAACACTTCGGCGCTGTCGCCGTGGTGGCTCTCGACGACGACGGGCGCATCGTGCTGATCCATCAGTACCGCCACCCCTACGGCAGGCGGTTGTGGGAGCTGCCGGCCGGACTGCTGGACGCCGCCGGGGAGGCGCCGCACGTCTCGGCGGCGCGTGAGCTGGCCGAGGAGGTCGGCCTGGCCGCCCGAACCTGGCGGACGCTGGTCGATCTGGATTCCGCCCCGGGATTCTGCGACGAGAGCGTGCGGGTGTTCCTGGCCACCGGGCTGAGCGAGGTGGAGCGGCCCGATGCGCACGACGAGGAGGCCGACCTGATCGTGCGGCGTGTCGCTCTCACCGAGGCCGTTGCCGGCGTGTACTCCGGAGACATCGTCAACTCGATCTCGGTCGCCGGCATCCTGGCGGCCCACGCCATGCCGGACCGCGAGGTGTTGCGGCCCGTCGACGCTCCGTGGGCGGATCGGCCCACCGCATTGGCCCGGCGGATGGGGCATCTGTGA
- the scpB gene encoding SMC-Scp complex subunit ScpB, whose translation MTENTVRDEGAADELPELELDDTELDSVLEALLLVVDSPVSVDALASATNQMPERVSDRLRVLADGWAARDSGIDLREAAGGWRMYTRPKYAPYVEKLLLDGARSKLTRAALETLAVVAYRQPVTRARVSAVRGVNVDAVMRTLLARGLITEAGTDMDSGAVTFATTELFLERLGLSSLTDLPDIAPLLPDVDVIDDLSETLSEEPRFMKLNGTRAPEAPAAIDVDQD comes from the coding sequence ATGACTGAAAACACCGTGCGCGACGAGGGTGCTGCAGACGAGCTCCCCGAGCTCGAGCTCGACGACACCGAGCTGGATTCCGTGCTCGAGGCGCTGCTCCTGGTGGTCGACTCCCCGGTGAGCGTCGACGCGCTGGCCAGTGCCACCAATCAAATGCCGGAACGGGTGTCGGACCGTCTGCGCGTCCTCGCCGACGGATGGGCCGCCCGCGACAGCGGTATCGACCTGCGGGAGGCCGCAGGCGGCTGGCGGATGTACACCCGCCCGAAGTACGCGCCGTATGTGGAGAAGCTGCTCCTCGACGGCGCACGGTCGAAGCTGACGCGAGCAGCTCTGGAGACCCTCGCCGTCGTCGCGTACCGGCAGCCGGTCACCCGGGCGCGCGTGAGCGCCGTGCGGGGGGTCAACGTCGACGCGGTGATGCGGACCCTGCTGGCCCGCGGACTCATCACCGAGGCAGGCACCGATATGGACTCCGGGGCGGTGACGTTCGCGACCACCGAGCTGTTCCTGGAGCGGCTCGGATTGTCCTCGCTGACGGATCTTCCCGATATCGCACCGCTGCTTCCCGACGTCGACGTGATCGACGATCTCAGCGAAACGCTCAGTGAAGAGCCGCGTTTCATGAAACTCAACGGCACGCGCGCTCCCGAGGCGCCTGCGGCCATCGACGTGGATCAGGACTGA